ctttcaaattatcattcagtgcttcatctcatttatttttgtaaaaatgcttttattaaaatttgaagcatgaagaaaatcattgagacaaaagatctgttgccatttttttctttaatttgaacAAGTAAatttctggcttttgttttaaagacttttcctgtaatcgggggatttacaatgtttactttttctttatttttcagaaatctgctgcaaaattttactgattttttttgaaagttcaagcttgattgttgatcatgcgtcacttgacataacttttattttcgagttagacctcgcaaagccgggcgacacagctagtaatattttaaagacTCAAACATCTGTATGAAATAACCAATCTTCGCAGttatatttcatcatttacatgatcataaaataattttttataatttgtcgcatgttattttcaataattaattggTTTCCAAGACAAGACAAGTATGACATATACAGGAGTCTGTTCAGGGTTTTTCATAGGGTCCTGTTTTtgccacttaattttttttttcttcaactaaccAGATTATTAGAATTTTTGATGCATTCAATGTTagctaggctttttttttttaaagaaaaaaatgtatttttttagctACAAATTGTTCATTCTCATTTCTCCTGTGATGACTTTCTTCAGCTAATGACATCACACGCTTTGTGCGCTTTTCCTTGATGTAGATTTATCGgtaaaagtagattttgaatttGCTTATTGCTGCTTGATTAATAAGTAATTTTGTGAGAGATATGATTTTGTCAAGCAGAATTTTGTGAAGTTCTCAGTTTGATTTATAAGAATATTGTAAAGGATCCGTTTTGATTGATTGAAGTTTGGACTAGGGAAGCAGCAGGAGAAGAGAAAGGCCACAGCTATCTTAAGCTGTGATGGTCACTAGAAGCTTCTCCAGTGTGAGAAAAACATAATAGCAAAGAGCCCCTTGAAATGGAACAAACAACTTTAAAGTGGATAAAAGAGCTAGGAAGCATTTTTCCACTTTTGAAAGGTGAGGCTTAGCTTAGCCGTCAAAGTCGAATCAAATTGTGGGCAAAAGTGAAGTCTAGAGATAATTACATGAACCCTTTTTTTAGTCACTTGATAATTAACTTCGTAAAAAGGAGcagtattaaaaatgtttttcaaaagttaagCAATTCCttattggaaaatattttgaaattgaaaaaaaaaagtgaagtatttttaaaaaaaaataattttagttttatccACCAATAATTCAAGTTTACATTGGTAAATCTAATTATAAACATCAaagctgttaatttctttattatatttgtaattttattattataaactaatgtttaattatgaatttttaaactattccggttatgacgtcgctAAGGCTATGTGGAtactttgttgacagtcccaaagcTGGTGTGATAACGAGGTTCTGCTGTATATTGTGTCACTAATAATCATGAAATGTTCTattataatgtaaaataaaaaaacaaggagCCAATTTGTCAGCgatgcaaatattatttttctatttttgccaAGGTAGAAAGTAAAGAAGTTTCCAAGCCTATAAcggaaaagtcaaaaaataaataagttttgagGTTTATAAAAAACTTGATTAGctcctttttctttaaaaaattgctttaaaaattcaaaattttatgagtacttaaaaaaaatatcttaaaaacttgTACTTTTATTCTCTACAAATataactgtcttttttttttcagagggaAGTCTTCATAATCCAGCTTTATTCCATGGTATAAATCCTACAGTTTGGGATGTTTCTTTAGAATATTTAGAACTTGTAGAAAAATATCCCTGTCCTATGTCATATGTTCGAGGGCATATGTTTAAGCTATGCCATCATTGGTAAAGTGAAAGTTTttctattttgattattttccttTTGTATTGTTCAAGATATtgagtaaaattttattaaaacttcaatgcataaTGCACTAGCTAGTGTAGTTAGAATTTTCTTCTAGGAAGGGAGCAGGGTGTTGGTGGTTGGCTCATTGCAGTCCTtacaaataaacaataaaagttttatgtttattacCTTACTAGGGCTGGAAATTTGGATTAACAGCTAATAACTCTGGGTTTTAGCCCAAACTCCTTATTTCTGCAGTCATGGCATTATGCATAAAAGTTTTCTGTTGTTAATAATAAGCAATTTCAATAAAGaaccgtttatacatttctcttttatgcatttttatcaattagtcgttttttaaattggtccctacagttcaatacacattaacctatacctattatacattttttcgtttgtacgcttttttcatacagtcccttcaaaaacatataaacggtgcttcactgtacattgtaaacattatttcaaaaagttGATTTGCTTTGTTTTAGAGATTTTTAACTTTTAGCATTTATCTATATTCTTAAGGAAAAAAATGGGTATATACTCAACGTTTCTTGTCATAATATGCAATTCTTGAATGGAGGATTTTAGGAAAAGCGGGTTTCAAGTCATATAGTGAATAATGGGCtttgagaatattttttgtgCTAAATCTATTTATATATTAGCTATCTTTAAATTATATTCAGTCTTTGAAATTCATGTTTATAATaatatttgaatcgattatttcataaaaacattAGTGTAATGGATTTCCGTAGGACTTATGGCCCTTTCTGgaataatcaattcattttttgcaTACATACTACAAAACTTTGAATAGAAATATGAAGCTGCATGATAGACTGCACAATTTAATATGCTGGGCTTCCCCTGGACCACTAACTTTGTTAGTCAGGCTTGCCTTTCTTCCATCAAAACTTGAATGACACAGAGTGCCTGCCAATGCTTTATTGTTTTGGGCAGCTGCTCCTGTTCTCTTCCAAGGTCACCTACCACCTCCATTTGACTTTTGGCCTCTGACCGCATGTGTTACAACCAACTTGTTTCAATGATTGTAATAATGAGTGGAGATTTATAAGTAGAGTTTGTAATGATAAGGGAGATTTATTATTAGAGTTTGAGACACTTGCAATGTGTTTAGCTTGAAAGATGTACTTTGTTTCCAGAGCACTGAGGCATACACATCTACTTTTAATTTAATCAGTTTCTGTCAAATGTCTATTACTTTTTACACCATGTAACATGATGTTTATTTCCAGTGTTTTTCATTATAATTGACCTtcacatatgagacagtgagaagcaaagggatgtaagtggacatttttaattttggagtaaaacacgtttaaaggtAACGCCCTAGGTagaatttcattgaatttttttttctaaatcatgctataaagcagcacctaccagggctactagtactatctcttgccccaagacagaggagaggttcaccttccatttgtactggttatctcctaatttttaattttgccacttacatctctttgcttcttactgcctcatgtGTATTTAAATAAGATTTCAATGGATTAAATATAACAATTcagttaaaagtaatttttttaaaaacaaaatattaaaaggttgaaaaataattaaattactaaaaagtacagtcaaacctcgttatcacgTACTCAGATTTCACGACAGTCCGGATGTcccgtcactttttcaaagttccgAACCTATGTTAtataattttaatggattttaCGACAGTTTTTTTTCGTGCAACTCCGGTTACGATGACGCTTCAAGCTGCGcagactggatcaaatatttctttgcaattgagaaattttcagtaaaataatgaagacatctggaaatgtttgttgtaaGAACTTCGGACTCTGacaagagatttgaccaggcatgacgCCTCAAAAATGGTGGGGAGCGAGTAGATAAGTTCTAAAAGGTTcaggtttcagactttgacaagagagacaatagaaaggaattcaaagctgGTGAATTGCAATACTGGACGAGGGGAACAACACaagaagagaaagaccatagctacgTTAAGCTGTAGGTGGTTACAACAAGCTTCTCCCATGAAAGAGATAAGGGGCTCCTCATTAGATTGAAAAGGGACACACAACTCTTAAAGTGGATAAAAGGATtataaagggttttttcacctttGAAAGGTGGGGCTTAGCTatcaaaatctaatcaaattaCAGACAAAAGTGAAGAGTTTTGAATTGATTTCTTTCTTGCTGGTAATTTCGTGGAAGAAGTAGTGTAacaaatgttattcaaaaatttatcaaatattttattggaaagtattgtagaattgaaaaaaaaaataaaataaaaataaaaaaaataaaaaataaatgtagggtttttttttttgaatattttttgttatattcaccaataattcaaattaacattagttaaatctaattaaaaacataaacagtattaatttcttcattaaatctaattttatggtttaactaatgtttaattatgaattaaaaaaaaaaatattctggttATGATGTTGCTGCAGGTATGATGACACTTGGTTGACAGTCCCAAAGATGTTGTGGTAACGTGGTTCGACTgtacttcatatttttaaaattttgaaataaccaTAACAACAATGCTGCTCTTTTTAAGGCATACCTTTACTTGGTCCCTTTAAGTTCTGAAGTAATTTGCTATGCAAACAAAGTAAGAGTAgtaattatgatatttttatgttgtttttatagtacCTATCAAGTAGTAAAAATCAAGTtagatattttatgttttaattttagtcTTGTTCTTGATGAAAATAAAGAAGTTCGCCAAAAATTTGCTGTTGCCAATAGTGTTCTTGAATTTAAATCTGCTATaatggaattgaaaaataaatatgaagtaagtttttgaaataacttgttcaattatttattactattatttcaaATTGTGACAATACTGATAAAACCTCCCTACAaccatttgtttaaaaatgttaaatcattttgtgtacgaggggggacccgaaaataaccggatttttgttctaaaatatttatatattagtttatttacAAAATGTCTTCAGTCTCATTCGAAGTGTTCActcttagatgcaatacacttgttaatccTTTTTCTACTGTTAGAGGTTCCCCTAGAACTCTTGAACTTTGACCATGTTCAGTGctcgttgcgaagcagtttttacagcctctgcATCATCAAAATgcttcactttcagaatttttttaatcctcgggaacagaaaaagaccacagggggctaggtctggtgaatatggggggggagggagggggtcgaagaacgactggccacccctgagaggcccaGTAGcagttaatagtgaaggctgtgtgtacgggagcattatcatggtgaaggaaccattcttccgatcgcccgtgcgagctccaactcactcttgtttcttctaaagtttcgtcaGTTGTAAAACGACGACTCCCATTGATTTTTTGGCggaatttttcaatgttttcatcGTTTTGAGACGTTGAAGAgtgctcagagcgagcatgatcttcaacattcatactGTTACCTTTAAAGGGCCCAAAAAGCttgaaaacttgtgtacggctcatagcatcgttcttgaaagcttggTGAAGCATTAGTAAGCTATTCTGTTGCCAACATTttaagcaggaagcaaaatttcaagcttacagtttgttcttttaaatctgtcATAATGAGTTCGAAGGCGGAAGGCAACAACACCAGAGAAAACCTACACTACAATCAGACATTATCAACtacactgacgccacttgcacagctggtttgtaaaggtctctacttgagccatctagctggagaacactctactacatctaggattggcattgcaccttagtccggtttcttttgggtccctcGTATATGTTTAAATTGAATATGCAATTCTATTTATTAATATACTAATTAATTTAGTCAATTAATTGCTAAATTCTTTGCGCACATTTAGAAAACAGTTCTGGAAGATTGTGTTCTTAATAATGTAGAAAAAGTACATCAATGTCCTCCTTGGGTATGTCAACCTTATGTACGACCTCCGTAAGTTTTGATTAaccattttcagttttattacATAGTATTGCATTTATACTACTATTAATACCATTGTATAATTTGTTAGACGCATGAATTACTAAGTCATCAAGAAAAAGCCATTAAAATTCATATGCAGTTGAACACTGTTActataatataaattaatatgACCATGGTTAATACAAAATCACggctaaaatgaaaattttgttaattaagtttggtttgctacttaattgcataaaaaatgtcGCATATATTAAGctaatttcaatgaaagtttcgGTTAGGATGAGCAAAACTTCTGACCTTGCAGCAGAAAAATTCCCAATTGAATactataaaatcttttttcagcTATTTTGTGCCATTGCAGAAAGCATATTATATTGTGAAGCATATGTTGAATCTTTTGGTGTAGAAAATAAAGCTCACACATCTGCTCATGTTTAGGTCAGTCTGCTAGGCATAAATAATGTCTATCTTTTCCTTTGTGTATTAACACCTGACCTCCCATAtccctctttttacttccttttacaaaaaaggaagtattgtattcgcaaaaaatttttcattcaaaaatcgaccttaatttccattttgctcacccccggatgaatgttgagattatttttcgactcgaccacatgtggataagtgtctaagaacgtacagacccgcaaaatatctgttttgaggACTCctgagttaattgcaacgagctTTCTTCGTGAGACAACGAGCTTTCTTTTTCTATCGTGACATCTGTATACATGTATGTGCGTAAGTACGtatgtgtcgcataactcaagaacagtatgtcctataaagttgaaatttgatacgtagacttctagtggggtgtagttgtgcacctccccttttggttgcattcggttgtttctaaaggggtcttttgcccctttttgggggaaatcattgttaattttgatgtaaactcaggtggtgttataatttggtggacacttagcaatatatcgcctgtcttttggtcaccaacttggcgataaatttgacgattttttttatttttaaaatctggtttcaatttggccactgttggtgatatttagaaagtaaactatagaatcacattgaaattgccaataatgagaaaataacattaaattagagtaaaaggacgtcatgtgatgcacacatcagctcgtttgaatgGGTTTTTCGGGTATGGCTAGTACTAGTTCATGCAATGAAAATGACCTTCCCACCAGTTACTCAGCAAATGTGGTTTTAGAGGTAAAAAAATCCCCAGAAGTCTCGGTTTTAACATCACTTCCCATCTTGATACATTAGTTTATTCGCATTGTAAAGActgttttgattaaaaagaaagCCATTCCAAAAGGTAATAATGGCTGTGCTAGTACGTCACACTATTTTAGGCCCGTCAGCTTAGTTTTCCCCCTAGAACATCAATAAAGCACTTTATTGAGTGTTGTTAACcagttttgctttttctttttcttgcaacAAAACATCGTGGCAACCGTACCTTTCTTAAATTTGGTGTTGCTTTTTTTTGGTGATCTTGTAAAAAATCATGATGGGGGATCATGAAAAGTTGATCATAAAATGAGTTGCTGCATAGTATAATAAACATAACCCACGCATGGCAAAAAATACACATAGGAATTTTCTCTTTCCCATTTTACTTACTCACTATTATTACAAATTATGGCTTATACGAACAAATTTGGGAATTTTTAGCTTTTTGTATTTATCgtgttcaactgtatttatgtataaaatataaaacctgGAGCATTGGCTGCATTCATGTATGCACTCAAGTATACAATTGTACTCCTTTTAGGAGGAGGGGGAGAGGAAGTGTAGAACCATACGTCTTTCTTATATGAGCCACATTAGAGACCATGAATGAAGAAACTTGTATAAAATACACATTTATTGAAGTAATATACCCAaatataattcaaatttaaaaggaaatttaacattcataaataaaataagtaaattaatcaGCTATTAAGGACTGAaacttacaaatttttaaagtaaagccaccAAATTCAAAACTCTTGTAAAGTGAGTTAAAGGAGTTTTGCAAGTTTCCCCCTGGTCATACTTTGATTTCTTCCTCGTGAGAATAGTTATCTGCAGTTTCAtgttatcattttcaaaaatgctGCTCTTGTAGAGCTCTGTTACATTGAATCTTACATAATTCACGCAAACCCACTTGGATACTTCAGCTTGAGTCCCTCTTTGCATTTTTCTGGTTTTGACCGCATTACAATGGGCAGTTCAGCTAGTAGGGTAATGTGAAGCAAAGTGTAGTAGTTAAGATgacatacttttttcaaaatgaacaaactgcCATTTTGATCTGAAAATTACTGAATATAAGGAAAGAACagttcatttcataaaaaaactGGCATTGAAATATTTTGGCGCAGAGTGAGAAAACTATGTTTTAAGTATATTAgagtacatattttttaaattgattctaaaaaatgtttttcattaaatgaatgtataaataaatgaatgtatgAATAAATAACCAAATAATGAAGCAACAatcaaataaaagaatatattattAGATGAGAATAATAGATAAgtgaataaatgcaaaaataagtGAAGGACagaataagtatgagtgaattaTTAACTGAaggaatgaaatgaactatttcactttgccccgcacaTTTAAGATTCAAATTGCTCCGACAGTAACTATACATTGCAGGTCCTCTTTTGTAATACATAGTAAGAGCTCTGTGAAAGTGTAtcgtaaatattgtttttttccctttcttttgaaTGATGCAGGAAAAATGTCCTTCTATAGGCTTTGATTATTGctgtttagaattttaaaaattgagctCTTATTCTTTCATGCAGTGTATGTAGCTGTacatttttttatagttaaaaatattgtCCTTTGTTCAATTCTtgtgtttgcttatttttcattaatcaaTTTTTATGTATAGACCTGTTGACTCAATGGATAAAATCAAAATGCTCAAGTCGGAAGAGTCTTCTGAAGCAACATCTGTGATCATCCAAAAGCGTCCTCTGCAGGATTGTTCAATAtctaagaagaaacaaaaaaagctaCTTAAAAATCCTGATAAACAGTttggtgaaaagaaaaaaatatttgaaatgtgttCAATCTGCTCAAATCCAAAAGTAATTATTAGACAAGTTTTCtaattatttattaacaaaacctGGAAacaatttcatgttttttctGTAATTAGGAAGGTAATTGAATTGttaatgtgaatatttttacTCCTTATGTATTGAGTTCGGTTATGTTTGGACAACTTGTCCTTCACTCAGGTCCTTCAAATGTCAGGTTTATAACTGCCTGCTCTTGCCTGTTGAACAGTGAGGAAAGGAAACAATTGACtggatgatgataataataataataataaaatccttTTTGTTACTGCtagaaaaaatcaagaaaaatctTTGTCTTGTTTTATAGtgttaactagcaa
This window of the Uloborus diversus isolate 005 chromosome 4, Udiv.v.3.1, whole genome shotgun sequence genome carries:
- the LOC129220143 gene encoding tRNA-dihydrouridine(16/17) synthase [NAD(P)(+)]-like isoform X2, whose product is MLSVNRAQKEANVPITCKIRVFPDMQHTIKYAQMLEAAGCQLLTVHGRTREQKGPLTGLASWEHIKAVKSSVKVPVFANGNIQNISDVSRCFEKTGVDGVMIAEGSLHNPALFHGINPTVWDVSLEYLELVEKYPCPMSYVRGHMFKLCHHCLVLDENKEVRQKFAVANSVLEFKSAIMELKNKYEKTVLEDCVLNNVEKVHQCPPWVCQPYVRPPPVDSMDKIKMLKSEESSEATSVIIQKRPLQDCSISKKKQKKLLKNPDKQFGEKKKIFEMCSICSNPKGTKCEFQLCKACCREKSYNEILDCTGHRFLFKTKKLKASEVVEDLVFNEDIIIETH